In Peptostreptococcus equinus, the DNA window GATTTAGGTATTCAACTTGTTTTATAACTACATATGTTTTTGATATGGAAATTGTATTATTTTCAAAATCAAAATCACTAGGTGTTAATGCAAAAAACTCACCTATTCTGATACCACTATAAAATAATATCATAAAAGCTAATTTGTATTCTTCACTATCAGCATAACTTATAAATTCATTAAACTGTTCTAAAGTCCAAAACTTCATTTCATCGGCTTTACTTTTGCCTATTGTTCCAGCCAACTTTACGGGGTTATTTTGTAGCCCATAGTAAGAAACAGCATAATTCATAACAGCACTTAATTGATTATTAACTGTCTTAGTAAATGTGTTAGAGAAATTATGATCTAATATTTCATTTTGCCATTTTCTAACAACGATTGGCGATATTTCTTTAATTGGCATATCGGAGAAGAATGGTGTTACATGCTTTCTTAAGACGTATGATTTATTTTCTAGTGTGGATTGTCTTATTCTATTCTTCATGTCCTCTAAATAAGCTTCTACGAGGTTAGAAAAGGTAATATCTGTAGTTGGGTTAAGGCTGTTTAGAAAATTCCTTTCCCATTCCTGAGCTTCTTTTTTTGTATCAAAACCTCTTTTTTGCTTTCTTGCTGATTTGCCAGTTACGGGGTCTTTATAAGACAATTGAACTCTCCACTTACGTGCTTTGTTTTCATCCTTTAAAACCATTGTATTATCTCCTTATTTACTGTATAATTGTATTAGAAAAAGACACACTTATAGTGCGTTAATTCTTGGTAAGAAGTAGTGAGGTCGCCAAACTTTCAACTACTTCTTTTTTTATTGAACTATTGGGAATTTCCCAATAGATAGTTATATCCCTAACAATTCTTTTTTCTTTAAATCGAACTCTTCTTGAGTGATAATGCCCTCATCAAGTAATGCTTTAAAACTTCTTATTTCATCAGCTGAACTAATATTAGTTGGCTGTGGAGTATTTTCAATTTCATCTTTAATTCTCTCAAATACAGAAATACAATTTTGTACATTCTCAGTTGCTTCTACATATATTCTTGATCTAGCTTTAGTTTTCATAAATAAGAACGGTACTTTAATAGTTGGTAAATTTGTATTTTTCATATTTATTAGAATATCTAATGATAAAATCTCTTTTTTTGTTTTTTTCTTACTTGTTACTGCGCCGACAACAGCTCCGACGCCACCAAAAGCTATACCGCCAATAGTTGCTCTACCTAGACCACCTGAAGTTATTTCATCACCATCTTCTAAAACCTTATAGGATAGAATATCACTAAATTTATAATACTCATGTATAGTGTCTTTTGTAAACCCTCTAAATACTGGAGTTGAAACCCTAAAAACTTTGTTATCAAAATCAAAAGCTAACAAGCCATACGATTGAGAAGTGTTAAATATATCATCGTAAGAATCCATTTTTTCAACTGTAGATATTTTATCTTTCACTGATTGAATAGTCATAGTATTTCTAGCGTTAGAAATCGCTTTAGGATTATAACCGGTAGCTTTAGAGATACAATCACCACAAACTTTTCCATCAATCACCTTAAATGAAGGCTTATTAAGACCGCAAACTGGACAAATTTTATCTGGTGTAAGTGTTGATAGGTTACGTTCTTTAGTTTGTTGAGTTATTTCACCTATAGCCTTTCTGCATTGTTCTACAGTTGGATTTTTAATACCCATTCTATGTTGAATATTTTCAATTGAAAACTTATTCAAACAATCAACACAGATATTTCCGTCTGGGGCACTTTTAATACTTTTATTTGACTTGCCACAAACATCACATTTTCCTTTTTTACCAAATAATCCCATTTTTTATCCCCCCTAAATTATACATATATGCTTGATGCAATTTTATTTATAATCAATAAAGCTATTCCGATAATTATAACAATAATAGATGCCTTAACACCAATTTTAATTATAAAAGAGAATAGATTTATAATTCCGCAAACAATCATAACTATTGCTACTAAAAATATTAAACCGAATATTCCCATATTTATTCCTCCTAATTAATTGGTGTAAAGCTATCCACGACTTTACCAACTATATTGAAATACTTTCCGTTTTCTGGTGGTATTTCAATAATGATATTTTTATATGATTTGTTTATTGAAACTAGTCTAAATCTATCCCCATCATTATATAATTTCTTAACGTATGATTTTCCATCATAATCAATTACATACACATCTCCATTTACATTATCATATCCTGATTTTACCAAAATTACATCTCCATCATTATATTTTGGATCCATACTGTCTCCAGTAACTAGAGTGGCAAAATCATACTCGTGTAAATCCGTTCTGTCCGTTGTATAAGGAATCTGTTCGTTGTCCGAGTATAAATACCCAACCCCAGCAGCAACTTTTTCTGTTACGTATACTGTTGTTAGTTCTCCAAAATAACGGTCATCAGATAATTCCTGGAGTGTTTTTCTAACTTCACTAATTTCTATATTTATGCCCGCTATAGACTTAAGTTTTTGAATTCTTAATAAAGTATCCTCCATAGAATCATATAACTCCGCAGGGTCCACATAGTAGACTTCATTCGTCTCAGTATTTTCTATTTGCATACTATCCACAATAAATTCGCCAAAATTGAAACTATCTGGGTCAAATTGATACCCTAAGTCTATAAGGGTATCAATAATTTTGTTTTTATATTTATTTTCCTTTAGTCTTTTTTCGTATTCATTTTCTACTATTTGGAAATTTAAAATCTCATCTATTGTGGTCTCGAAATAATCTGCAACTCTTTTTAGTGAAGTGACCTTGGGTGTTTCTGTATCTCTCTCCCATTTTGAAAGTTTTCCTTTAGTGAAATTTTCATCTGGATACAGTTTATTTAAATTTTCCGCTAGTTTTTCTAGTGTGAGTTCATGTAACAATCTAAAATGTTTTAACGCCCCACCTATTGAAATTTCTTGATTCAAGTTATTCACGTCCTCTCTTATTATATTTAAATTATATCATCTTTGTTTCGTATACGCAACATAAAAAGTTGCGATTTTGAAAAAAATTTAATTTATATATAAAAAAAGTATTGACTTCGAAACTTAAGGGAGATATAATTTAAGTATCGAAAACGAAACTAAAGGAGGTGAAAGTATGATAGAGAATAAAAGATACGCGGTTTTAAAATCTATTCTTGTTAAAAAAGGTCTCTCTCAAGGAGAAATAGCGGACGGTATAGGTATGGATAGATCTACATTTAATATTAAAATCAATCGTCACGCAGGCAGAGATTTTACCCTTCAGGAAGCGCTTAGGATATCTAATCTGATTGATACCCCAATAGACGATTTTTTTTAAAAATAAAGTATCGAAAACGAAACACGAAACAACAAGAGGTGAATTAGTTATGGAATTTAGAAGATTTAATCTATTAACGGCAGCGTAGTAATACTTATTTAAATTTAATGAGGAATGAATTATTGAGAAGGAGAGGTAAAAGCAATATGAAAGAACTAGTAAACGAATTATTATCAGCAAATAGTTTTGAGGAAAGATTAGAGATAGGAAAGAAAATAAGGTTAATGTTGGATGAAGTAGAATAGACCACACATAGTGGCCTATCAATAAGATTACTTTCTAAGGTGTTTTAATTTTGGATATGCAATTTCAAACTTAGTTATAAGTTTAGATATTGTGTCGCGGTGAACTGAATTTACTGGTAAAGTTTCTAATATTTCCAACAAACAAAGGTAATATGTAACATCTTCGCCGGGGTCAAAGTTCAAAGCTAAATTTTCCAAGTGTATTATCTCCTTTCATAATATTTCAGTAGATACTGATAACTTTAGTATATCAAGTTGATGGGAGAAAATAAAGAACAACAAGAGGTGAATTAATTATGGAATTTAGAAGATTTAAATTATTAACAGATGATGAAAAACAAAAAGAAAGATTCTTAGAACTTTGTGATGATAAGAATCTTTCAAGAGAGAATTTAAAACTTATTTGCGAGACTATAACTACTCATGAAATATTGCGTTGTGGTCCGTATGAAAAATACGGCATTCAGATAACCGAAAATAAATATTCAAATGAAAAAGTAGTTAGATCTCACAACGGTGTAGTAATACTTATTTAGAAAGAGAGGTAATGAATATTTGAAAGAGCTAATAAAAGTCGAAACAAACAAAAATAATGAACAAGTAGTAAGTGGTAGAGAACTTCATGAGAAATTAAACATTGATAGTAATTACACTACTTGGTTTAAGAGAATGTGTGAATATGGGTTTACTGAAAATGTTGATTTTATTGAACTTTGGAGCGATTCCAAAAATGGAAACGCTGTAAAATTTGAGGGCTCAGCACAAAGAATGAGTGCTAAAGGTTATGAAGTAGACCACATTCTAAAATTAGATATGGCTAAAGAAATATCTATGATACAGAGGTCTGAAATAGGTAAAAAGATCAGACAATACTTTATTGAAGTAGAAAAGAAATTTAGAAACCCTAAGCCAATGTCAGTGCCTGAACAATTACTTGCACAGGCTAAGTTAATGGTTGAGATGGATGAGAGAATAACATCAACTGAGGATAGTGTAAAAAGATTAGAACATAATATCAGAAGAAACGTAACTAATGATCATGTAACAGTTATTGCTTACACTAATCTAAATAATATTAATCCTAAATCGTATAACTCATCAGTAGTCGGTAGAAAAGCGTCCAAGATGTGTAGAGATGAAAACCTATTAATAGGTAAAGTCGTGGATAGTAAGTATGGTTATATAAACACATACCCATCTAATGTACTTGATAGAGTTTTTAAGAGTATGAATCTGTAGGAGGTAATTATGAAAGGTACGGCATTAGAAAAAGTATATGATTATGTAGCAGAGAATCCAGAAGCTACAAATGACGATATAGCTCATGAGGTTGGTATAGATTATGGAACTAGTAAGACATATGTTAATAGGCTAAAGGCAAGAGGTCTTATAGATACAGTGTATGAGGGTGGATTAAGAACAATTCATATACTAAAAGATTATCCACTACCTAATATTAGACCAAAGACATTTAAACAAGAAATATATACAGAAATGGTTGAAGCATATGCAGAAGATTTTAAACAATGTGAGACCTTTGAAGAAAGACTGAAAGTAGGTAGAGAAATAAGAATTATATTAAATGATTTATAAAGAGGTGGATTAAATGGAAGTAAAAACTGATTACTTCATAGGCCACGAAGAAGTGATGGAAATTACAGGAAAAACAATAAGAAAGGAGTAGAGTATGAAAATAGAAATAAATTTACCTATAAAGATAGCTCTAGAATATCACAATGAAGCCGAATTGTCAGGAGTGGAAATAAGCTCATACATAGAGTATGTTTTGACAACACTAATAGTAATGTCAAGATTTGATAGCGCTAAAGAATGTACGGAGTTTGGTGATAAGCTAGATAATGGTGATAAAGAAGCGTTAAAAGTTTATAAAGAAATATTAGAAGCCATAAATAGTTCAAAGTAATAAAAATAGGCATCTATAAAGATACCTATTTGAAGAAATTATTTTACGAAAAGTTTTAATGCATAGTCAATGATAGCCATTACATCCCTTATTGCACCGAGTGCGGCTAGTGCATTTAGGAAATTAGCAAATTTGGGTTTATCATAAGAAGTTGGAGCTTCTAAATCTTTTGCTATTTCAGGATTATCTTTTTTGAAATCATAAAACATCTGTTTGAACTTTTCGTAAATTTCAGGCGGAATATCTTCTTTGTCTTTTAATATTGGCAGTATTTCAAGAGTTCCAGAAGATAAATCAGCTTGAGTTAGCTTAGATTGATTTAATTCATCATGAGTTAATTTAGAGAATTGTTTGTGTGTTAATGGCATTAAAATACCTCCCTTCTAAGCTAATTATAGCATGTGAGAGAGTAAAAACAATGGAAAGGAGTGATTATTTTGAAGGTAGCAATATTAATATTACTAGTAACTAACATATATGCTGCATCTAAATGGGTGTACTGGTCAAGAGGTTTTATTGGAGCTTTCTGTATGTACCAAGAAAAATATGGAAAGCTAAGCGAAAATGAGTTAAGACGATTAATGAAAGAAGCCGTTGATTATGGAATTAAGCAAACAATCAACGACTTAAGCGGTAGGAATTAATATCCTAGGTGTTTGGTGATAATCTGAGTGACAACACCGGAAGCAATTTGAGTAAGTGCTTGAACAGAAGTGGCACCTATTTCTTTTGCTATAGATTTGGTAGGTTCCCAGATTTTTTCATTACGAATATTTGCCAGGATCTGGTGGCCGTTAAAAGTTAAACCGTTTATTCGGTCAGTACACAAACCAACATGGTTTAACTTATGGCTTGATATTACATCTAACAAGCCAGCTTCCTGCAATTTGATGGTTGTATAGTCTAACTCTTCATAGGTATAAGTTAATTGTTCGCACATCAAATCTATGCCAGACTGTCTACCATATGGTATTGATTCAGCAAATATAAGTATGTCACGCATGCAATCGGGATTTAATTTCATATTGTTCACCTCCTCTTTAAGAACATTATATCAGAGGATGGATGAAAAAGAACAATAGAAAGGAGTGAAAGATGTACAAACTTTTAAGAGAAATATTATTTGAACTAAGAGTAATAAAAAAAGAACTCCATATTATTGCGAGTAATACGGAGTCCAAAGAAATTGATGAAAATTACTTTGTTGAATCGTTATCAGAAAAACTGAAAACTTCTTTAAATAACGAATAAGTAACATTGTTATTCATCTTAGCAGAATTGGCAATAGATTGAAGAATGAAGTCATTAACGCTCATCTTCTTATCTGCGTTTTTAATCTCTTCTTTCAAAGTTTTAATAAAAATATCAAGATTTTTTTTAGTTATTTCTTTGAATAGTTTTTTAAATTCTGCTTCAGTAATATCTAGTTTCATAATTATCACCTCCTTTCGCTTGAGTTTCAACTAAGGAGTTGATAAGAAAATTATAACATTTTAAACAATAGGAGGAATAGAAAAATGAAAGAAAGTTATTATATAACCCACGAAGAAGTAATGGCAATAACAGGAAAAAAGCAATCTACTGCTTACGGCTTAATTCGTGAGTGCAACAAGGAGTTAAAAGCTAAAGGATATAGGGTTGTGCAGGGAAAGACACCACGAAAATACTTTATGAAAAGGATGGGTTTAGCAGATGAATAGAGAAATAGATTTAGCTGGTGCACTATATTATTTATTCTTAATAGCACTAGAGATTATAAAGGAATGGGTTAAAAAACTAGCTTTATATATGAAAAATATATTTTTCGGAGGTAGTAGATGAATAATTGGCTATTTAAACTAATTGTATTCTTACTTACAGCTGATCTACTAATGGTTTTGTTGCTATTAAAAATGAACAAAAAATATAAGGATATTAAAGAAAGAGTAGATTTTTTATCAGATTTAGTTAAGGGGGTACTTAAATAGATGTCTAGTGCAGAAAAAGAAAAATATGAAGAATTAATTGAAACAATGAATAGGTATGGTCTAACATTTGATGATGTTATTTCAATAATAAATGAATGTGAAGGGGAGTGATGCCGTATGACCTATGATGAGTGGATCTACCAGGAATTTTTAAATTCAGATGATCATAAACAGTATGTATACGAAGAAATGGACGAAGATTAATGCCCAATCTATCGCCCAAATAAAAATGTTAAGTTAATCCGATTATATCACAAAAAGGAGGTAAGCACAAATGGAAAAATTAGTATTTAAATCAAGAAGGAAAATAAAAGATGGTTATTCAAGAACAGTTAGAGTAAGTGAAGATTCTATGGAGTTAATAGAAAGTATAGCTGATAAGACTGAACTTAATAAACATACAGTTCTCAATAGAATGATAGATTTTGCAAGCCAGCATATAGTTATTGAAGATGTAGAAGAAGGATATGAGGGATAGATATGGAACAAATGAAAATAAACAAATTAGAAATTGAAAATGTGAAAAGAGTTAAAGCGGTTCAAATTAAGCCAAATGAAACTGGACTTACTGTGATTGGTGGAAATAATAAGCAAGGCAAAACTTCAGTATTAGACTCAATTGCGTGGGCTTTAGGAGGAAATAAATTCAGACCATCAAAAGCTTATAGGGATGGTTCAACGATTCCACCAAATCTAAAAATAACAATGAATAATGGTTTGGTTGTAGAAAGAAAAGGAAAAAATTCAGACCTTAAAGTAATAGATCCATCTGGTGAAAAAGGTGGTCAACAACTTTTAGATAGCTTTGTAGAAGAATTGGCTATTAACCTACCTAAATTTATGCAGCAATCTAGTAAAGAAAAAGCAAATACCTTACTTCAAATAATTGGAGTAGGGGATAAACTTTACGAATTAGAACAACAAGAAACAATTATATATAATGAAAGGCATTCAATAGGGCAAATAGCTGATCAGAAAGAAAAGTTTGCAAAGGAACAGGATTACTATCCTGATGCTCCAACTCAGATAGTATCGGCTACTGAGCTTATAAAAAAGCAACAAGAAATACTGGCTAAGAATGGTGAAAATCAAAAGCATAGAAATAATCTTAATAAGAATATTGAAAGCTTAGAAATGGTCAATCTAAAAATTGCACAGCTAGAAGAACAGCTAAGAAATGAAAGAGTTAATCAACAAGCTCTAAGCGAAGCTGTAGAACAAGGTAAAAAATCAGTAGAGCTTTTAAAAGATGAATCTACAGCTGAACTTGAATCAAGCATTGAAAATATTGAAAAACTTAATGAGAAAGTAAGAGCTAACCTTAATAAGGAAAAAGCTGAAGATGATGCAAAAGAATACAGAGAAAAATATGCAGCACTTACAGTTGACCTTAATAAGGTAAGAGCTGAAAAAACTGATTTGCTTGTTAATGCAGAACTACCTTTACCAGCATTATCAGTTGAAGATGGAGAACTTATTTACAATGGTTTTAAGTGGGATTCTATGAGTGGTGCAGATCAATTAAAAGTTTCTACAGCAATAGTTAGAAAGCTAAATCCTAGATGTGGTTTTGTTCTTATGGACAAGCTAGAACAAATGGATCTAGATAGCTTAAATGAATTTGGTAAGTGGTTAGAACAAGAAGGATTACAAGTTATAGCCACTAGGGTATCTAAGGGCGAAGAATGCTCAATAATAATAGAAGATGGTTATGTAGTAGGTCAAGAAAGTATAGAAGAGACTAATGAGCCAAAATGGAAGGCAGGTGAATTTTAATGTTACCAGGTGTTACAAGAGGAAAAGTTGAAAAAGCACAAAGAGTAGTGGTTTATGGTACTGAAGGTGTAGGAAAATCTACTTTTGCTTCTAAATTTCCAGAAGCTGTATTTATAGATGTAGAAGAAGGGTCAAATGATTTGGATGTTTTAAGAGCTCCAACGCCACAAAGTTATGCAGCGCTTAAAGATTTTTTAGGAAAGTTAAAAAAGGTTAGGCCATTTCTTTTTAGAACTATTGTCATAGATACAGCAGACTGGACTGAAAGGCTAATAATTAAAGATATATGCAGTAGATATAAACTTGATGGAATTGAAGGACTTGGATGGGGCAAAGGCTACACTTATCTAGAAGAAGAATTTGGAAGATTTTTAAATTCATTACAAGAATTTATAGATATGGGTGTAAATGTTGTTATATGTGCACATGCAAAGATTAATAAATTTGAACAACCAGATGAAATGGGAGCATATGATAGATGGGAATTAAAGTTACAGAAAAAGACATCCCCCTTATTAAAGGAATGGGCGGATATGCTTTTATTTGCTAATTATGAAACCCATGTTATAAACATAGATAATCAAGGAGCTGTAAAAGGCAAGAATAAAGCACAGGGCGGTAAAAGGGTTATGTATACTACTCATACACCAGCTTGGGATGCAAAAAATAGAAAAGGTCTACCAGATAAGATGGATTTTGATTATAACCAAATAGGAATTTTCTTTGAAAAAGATTTAAGATTGGAGTCAATAAAAGCAAAGCCTAATGAAGTTCCAAGAAATGAGCCGGTTAAGGAAGTGCCAGTAAAAGAAGAATCAAAGTATGAATCGGTAAAAGAAAAAGTTGAAGAACCTAAGCAAGATTTACCAATAAGAACAGAAAGTGGGGCAGAGTTTAAACCAACAAATGAACCAACACCATTTGAAGATAAGAAAGAAGAGTCAAAAGAAGCGCCACAATTAGTAAAAAATAAAGCTTTAAATGAATTGATGGTAGCAAATAATGTAAGTGTAGAACAAATACAAAATGTAGTGTCAGCTAAAGGCTATTATCCAGCAGGAACACCAATAGAAAATTATGATCCTGGATTCATTGATGGTGTTTTAGTAGGTGCATGGTCTCAAGTATATAAAATGATAAAGGGAGGAAATTAAATATGATGACAGAAGATATGGGAGTAGGATTAGGCTGGGATGATGAAATATCAAAAGAAGGTCCAGATTTTATATTATTGCCAGCCGGTGATTATGATTTTGAAGTTACTTCATTTGAAAGAGGTAGATTTGATGGTAGTGATAAAATGTCAGCTTGTAATAAAGCAATGTTGAATATAAAAATTGAAACAGCTGAAGGAATTGCTGTTATACAACATAATTTATTTTTACATCAAAAAACAGAAGGATTTTTATCAGAATTTTTCACATCTATAGGGCAAAAGAAAAAAGGACAGCCGTTAAAGATGAATTGGAATAGTGTTGTTGGAGCTAAAGGAAGATGTAAAGTTGGAATTAGAAACTGGACATCAAAAGATGGAAATCCAATGCAGTCAAATGAAATTAAAAAATTCTATGAGCCAAAGGAAACTGAAGCAGTTCAGACAACATTTACACCTGGGAGCTTTTAATTATGGAATTAAGACCTTATCAGAATGAAGCAAAAGAAAAAGTATTAGAACAATGGAATCAGGGAGTGCGTAAAACACTCCTTGTTTTGCCAACTGGATGCCATGAAGAGAATCAAGAAATATTAATGTCTGATGGCTCATTGAAAAAGATAAAAGATATTAATATAGGTGAACAAGTTATGGGAGCAGATGGACTTCCAAGAAATATTTTATTCAAGCAGAAAGGTACTAAATTATTATACAAAGTTCAACCAGTAAAAGGTGAAAGTTTTTTAGTAACTGAAGATCATAAGCTTACCCTTGTA includes these proteins:
- a CDS encoding site-specific integrase codes for the protein MVLKDENKARKWRVQLSYKDPVTGKSARKQKRGFDTKKEAQEWERNFLNSLNPTTDITFSNLVEAYLEDMKNRIRQSTLENKSYVLRKHVTPFFSDMPIKEISPIVVRKWQNEILDHNFSNTFTKTVNNQLSAVMNYAVSYYGLQNNPVKLAGTIGKSKADEMKFWTLEQFNEFISYADSEEYKLAFMILFYSGIRIGEFFALTPSDFDFENNTISISKTYVVIKQVEYLNPPKTKKGNRVIGMPKTIMDMLKVYISTIYGVEDDDRVFTFSKSKLDNAKKRYANEAGLPQIRIHDFRHSHASLLINLDINVMTLADRLGHEKVDTTWNTYGHLYPNKKTEIVNKLNNAIFTPNENKK
- a CDS encoding DUF4428 domain-containing protein, whose protein sequence is MGLFGKKGKCDVCGKSNKSIKSAPDGNICVDCLNKFSIENIQHRMGIKNPTVEQCRKAIGEITQQTKERNLSTLTPDKICPVCGLNKPSFKVIDGKVCGDCISKATGYNPKAISNARNTMTIQSVKDKISTVEKMDSYDDIFNTSQSYGLLAFDFDNKVFRVSTPVFRGFTKDTIHEYYKFSDILSYKVLEDGDEITSGGLGRATIGGIAFGGVGAVVGAVTSKKKTKKEILSLDILINMKNTNLPTIKVPFLFMKTKARSRIYVEATENVQNCISVFERIKDEIENTPQPTNISSADEIRSFKALLDEGIITQEEFDLKKKELLGI
- a CDS encoding helix-turn-helix domain-containing protein, with amino-acid sequence MNQEISIGGALKHFRLLHELTLEKLAENLNKLYPDENFTKGKLSKWERDTETPKVTSLKRVADYFETTIDEILNFQIVENEYEKRLKENKYKNKIIDTLIDLGYQFDPDSFNFGEFIVDSMQIENTETNEVYYVDPAELYDSMEDTLLRIQKLKSIAGINIEISEVRKTLQELSDDRYFGELTTVYVTEKVAAGVGYLYSDNEQIPYTTDRTDLHEYDFATLVTGDSMDPKYNDGDVILVKSGYDNVNGDVYVIDYDGKSYVKKLYNDGDRFRLVSINKSYKNIIIEIPPENGKYFNIVGKVVDSFTPIN
- a CDS encoding helix-turn-helix domain-containing protein — its product is MIENKRYAVLKSILVKKGLSQGEIADGIGMDRSTFNIKINRHAGRDFTLQEALRISNLIDTPIDDFF
- a CDS encoding antA/AntB antirepressor family protein — encoded protein: MKELIKVETNKNNEQVVSGRELHEKLNIDSNYTTWFKRMCEYGFTENVDFIELWSDSKNGNAVKFEGSAQRMSAKGYEVDHILKLDMAKEISMIQRSEIGKKIRQYFIEVEKKFRNPKPMSVPEQLLAQAKLMVEMDERITSTEDSVKRLEHNIRRNVTNDHVTVIAYTNLNNINPKSYNSSVVGRKASKMCRDENLLIGKVVDSKYGYINTYPSNVLDRVFKSMNL
- a CDS encoding winged helix-turn-helix domain-containing protein is translated as MKGTALEKVYDYVAENPEATNDDIAHEVGIDYGTSKTYVNRLKARGLIDTVYEGGLRTIHILKDYPLPNIRPKTFKQEIYTEMVEAYAEDFKQCETFEERLKVGREIRIILNDL
- a CDS encoding DUF2513 domain-containing protein, with the protein product MKLNPDCMRDILIFAESIPYGRQSGIDLMCEQLTYTYEELDYTTIKLQEAGLLDVISSHKLNHVGLCTDRINGLTFNGHQILANIRNEKIWEPTKSIAKEIGATSVQALTQIASGVVTQIITKHLGY
- a CDS encoding AAA family ATPase codes for the protein MEQMKINKLEIENVKRVKAVQIKPNETGLTVIGGNNKQGKTSVLDSIAWALGGNKFRPSKAYRDGSTIPPNLKITMNNGLVVERKGKNSDLKVIDPSGEKGGQQLLDSFVEELAINLPKFMQQSSKEKANTLLQIIGVGDKLYELEQQETIIYNERHSIGQIADQKEKFAKEQDYYPDAPTQIVSATELIKKQQEILAKNGENQKHRNNLNKNIESLEMVNLKIAQLEEQLRNERVNQQALSEAVEQGKKSVELLKDESTAELESSIENIEKLNEKVRANLNKEKAEDDAKEYREKYAALTVDLNKVRAEKTDLLVNAELPLPALSVEDGELIYNGFKWDSMSGADQLKVSTAIVRKLNPRCGFVLMDKLEQMDLDSLNEFGKWLEQEGLQVIATRVSKGEECSIIIEDGYVVGQESIEETNEPKWKAGEF
- a CDS encoding ATP-binding protein encodes the protein MLPGVTRGKVEKAQRVVVYGTEGVGKSTFASKFPEAVFIDVEEGSNDLDVLRAPTPQSYAALKDFLGKLKKVRPFLFRTIVIDTADWTERLIIKDICSRYKLDGIEGLGWGKGYTYLEEEFGRFLNSLQEFIDMGVNVVICAHAKINKFEQPDEMGAYDRWELKLQKKTSPLLKEWADMLLFANYETHVINIDNQGAVKGKNKAQGGKRVMYTTHTPAWDAKNRKGLPDKMDFDYNQIGIFFEKDLRLESIKAKPNEVPRNEPVKEVPVKEESKYESVKEKVEEPKQDLPIRTESGAEFKPTNEPTPFEDKKEESKEAPQLVKNKALNELMVANNVSVEQIQNVVSAKGYYPAGTPIENYDPGFIDGVLVGAWSQVYKMIKGGN
- a CDS encoding DUF669 domain-containing protein; the encoded protein is MMTEDMGVGLGWDDEISKEGPDFILLPAGDYDFEVTSFERGRFDGSDKMSACNKAMLNIKIETAEGIAVIQHNLFLHQKTEGFLSEFFTSIGQKKKGQPLKMNWNSVVGAKGRCKVGIRNWTSKDGNPMQSNEIKKFYEPKETEAVQTTFTPGSF